One genomic region from Bubalus bubalis isolate 160015118507 breed Murrah chromosome 12, NDDB_SH_1, whole genome shotgun sequence encodes:
- the NEURL3 gene encoding E3 ubiquitin-protein ligase NEURL3 isoform X3, with protein MPEEPRRMGAQICSQTDAEAPREVLRFHAQAVGAQVRLDAQRSTAYRRATFHDGIVFSQRPVRPGERVALRLLWHEHGWLGGLRVGFTRLDPARVSAPSLPPFLCPDLEQQSQTWAAMLPDGRASPGDEVRFWVNRRGQIFAQVNSGPQRLLRKGVLMGAPLWAVMDLYGTTKAIELLDPTANGFPTTTPRGLSDEALPGPKGEECAICFHQVANTCLVPCGHTHFCSSCVWRVFRDTARCPMCRWEIKAVVPAWDPLVLGAGDGLMV; from the exons ACGCCGAGGCTCCCCGAGAGGTGCTCCGCTTCCACGCCCAGGCGGTGGGCGCACAGGTGCGCCTGGATGCTCAGCGGAGCACCGCGTACAGGCGCGCCACGTTCCACGACGGCATCGTGTTCAGCCAGCGGCCGGTGCGGCCGGGAGAGCGCGTGGCGCTGCGCTTGCTGTGGCACGAGCACGGCTGGCTGGGCGGCCTCCGCGTGGGCTTCACGCGCCTGGACCCCGCGCGCGTGTCCGCGCCCAGCCTGCCGCCCTTCTTGTGCCCGGACCTGGAGCAGCAGAGTCAGACCTGGGCGGCCATGCTGCCTGACGGCCGCGCGAGCCCGGGGGACGAGGTGCGCTTCTGGGTGAACCGCCGGGGCCAGATCTTCGCCCAGGTCAACTCGGGGCCCCAGCGGCTGCTGCGCAAGGGCGTGCTCATGGGCGCCCCGCTCTGGGCCGTGATGGACCTGTACGGGACCACCAAGGCCATCGAGCTGCTAG ATCCTACAGCCAACGGCTTCCCCACAACCACGCCAAGGGGCCTCAGTGATGAGGCTCTGCCTGGGCCCAAAG GAGAAGAGTGTGCCATCTGCTTCCACCAGGTTGCCAACACCTGCCTAGTCCCCTGCGGCCACACACACTTCTGCAGCTCCTGTGTCTGGAGGGTCTTCAGGGACACGGCCAGATGCCCCATGTGTCGCTGGGAGATCAAGGCGGTTGTCCCGGCTTGGGACCCTCTTGTTCTGGGTGCTGGAGACGGCCTCATGGTATAG
- the NEURL3 gene encoding E3 ubiquitin-protein ligase NEURL3 isoform X2 — protein sequence MPEEPRRMGAQICSQTDAEAPREVLRFHAQAVGAQVRLDAQRSTAYRRATFHDGIVFSQRPVRPGERVALRLLWHEHGWLGGLRVGFTRLDPARVSAPSLPPFLCPDLEQQSQTWAAMLPDGRASPGDEVRFWVNRRGQIFAQVNSGPQRLLRKGVLMGAPLWAVMDLYGTTKAIELLDPTANGFPTTTPRGLSDEALPGPKAGEECAICFHQVANTCLVPCGHTHFCSSCVWRVFRDTARCPMCRWEIKAVVPAWDPLVLGAGDGLMV from the exons ACGCCGAGGCTCCCCGAGAGGTGCTCCGCTTCCACGCCCAGGCGGTGGGCGCACAGGTGCGCCTGGATGCTCAGCGGAGCACCGCGTACAGGCGCGCCACGTTCCACGACGGCATCGTGTTCAGCCAGCGGCCGGTGCGGCCGGGAGAGCGCGTGGCGCTGCGCTTGCTGTGGCACGAGCACGGCTGGCTGGGCGGCCTCCGCGTGGGCTTCACGCGCCTGGACCCCGCGCGCGTGTCCGCGCCCAGCCTGCCGCCCTTCTTGTGCCCGGACCTGGAGCAGCAGAGTCAGACCTGGGCGGCCATGCTGCCTGACGGCCGCGCGAGCCCGGGGGACGAGGTGCGCTTCTGGGTGAACCGCCGGGGCCAGATCTTCGCCCAGGTCAACTCGGGGCCCCAGCGGCTGCTGCGCAAGGGCGTGCTCATGGGCGCCCCGCTCTGGGCCGTGATGGACCTGTACGGGACCACCAAGGCCATCGAGCTGCTAG ATCCTACAGCCAACGGCTTCCCCACAACCACGCCAAGGGGCCTCAGTGATGAGGCTCTGCCTGGGCCCAAAG CAGGAGAAGAGTGTGCCATCTGCTTCCACCAGGTTGCCAACACCTGCCTAGTCCCCTGCGGCCACACACACTTCTGCAGCTCCTGTGTCTGGAGGGTCTTCAGGGACACGGCCAGATGCCCCATGTGTCGCTGGGAGATCAAGGCGGTTGTCCCGGCTTGGGACCCTCTTGTTCTGGGTGCTGGAGACGGCCTCATGGTATAG